Proteins encoded together in one Miscanthus floridulus cultivar M001 chromosome 16, ASM1932011v1, whole genome shotgun sequence window:
- the LOC136511417 gene encoding gibberellin receptor GID1-like produces MAGSDEVNRNECKGAVPIHTWVLISNFKLAYNMLRRADGTFDRDLAEFLDRRVPPDARAPEGVSSFDHVIDTSTGLEVRIYRAAAANNAGAAAVTLPILDFLAGTPSPDPFPVILFFHGGSFAHSSSGTAIYDNLCRRFVKLSKGVVVSVNYRRAPEHRYPCAYEDGWTALKWAMSQPFLRSGGDARPRVFLSGDSSGGNIAHHVAVRAADAGISICGNILLNAMFGGTERTESERRLDGKYFVTLQDRDWYWKAYLPEDADRDHPACNPFGPNGRRLRGLPFTKSLIIVSGLDLTCDRQLAYAEGLQEDGHHVKLVYREKATIGFYLLSNTDHYHEVMEEIADFLRANL; encoded by the exons ATGGCCGGCAGCGACGAGGTCAACCGCAACGAGTGCAAG GGGGCGGTGCCGATCCACACATGGGTGCTCATCTCCAACTTCAAGCTGGCCTACAACATGCTCCGGCGGGCCGACGGCACCTTCGACCGCGACCTCGCCGAGTTCCTCGACCGCCGGGTGCCCCCCGACGCGCGGGCCCCGGAGGGGGTCTCCTCGTTCGACCACGTCATCGACACGTCCACCGGCCTGGAGGTCCGCATctaccgcgccgccgccgctaacAACGCGGGCGCGGCCGCGGTCACCCTGCCCATCCTGGACTTCCTCGCCGGCACGCCGTCGCCCGACCCGTTCCCAGTCATCCTCTTCTTCCACGGCGGCAGCTTCGCCCACTCGTCCTCCGGCACGGCCATCTACGACAACCTGTGCCGCCGGTTCGTGAAGCTGAGCAAGGGCGTCGTGGTGTCCGTCAACTACCGGCGCGCCCCCGAGCACCGGTACCCGTGCGCCTACGAAGACGGCTGGACCGCGCTCAAGTGGGCCATGTCGCAGCCCTTCCTCCGCAGCGGCGGGGACGCCCGCCCCCGCGTCTTCCTCTCGGGCGACAGCTCCGGCGGCAACATCGCCCACCACGTGGCCGTCCGCGCCGCCGACGCCGGCATCAGCATCTGCGGCAACATCCTGCTCAACGCCATGTTCGGCGGCACTGAGCGCACCGAGTCCGAGCGGCGGCTGGACGGCAAGTACTTCGTCACGCTCCAGGACAGGGACTGGTACTGGAAGGCGTACCTGCCTGAGGACGCCGACCGGGACCACCCGGCGTGCAACCCGTTCGGGCCGAACGGGCGGCGGCTCAGGGGGCTACCCTTCACCAAGAGCCTCATTATCGTGTCGGGCCTGGACCTCACCTGCGATCGGCAGCTGGCGTACGCCGAGGGCCTCCAGGAAGATGGCCACCATGTCAAGCTCGTGTACCGTGAGAAGGCCACCATTGGTTTCTACCTGCTGTCCAACACGGACCACTACCACGAGGTCATGGAGGAGATCGCCGACTTCCTCAGGGCTAACCTCTAG